A single Limanda limanda chromosome 19, fLimLim1.1, whole genome shotgun sequence DNA region contains:
- the LOC133025533 gene encoding gap junction alpha-9 protein-like, whose amino-acid sequence MGDWNFLGGILEEVHIHSTMVGKIWLTILFIFRMLVLGVAAEDVWNDEQSDFICNTDQPGCRNVCYDQAFPISLIRYWVLQVIFVSSPSLVYMGHAIYQLRALEKERHCKKVALRRELEAVDVDLAEARRRIEKEMRQLEQGKLNKAPLRGSLLCTYVAHIVTRSVVEVSFMTGQYILYGHRLSPLYKCEREPCPNVVDCFVSRPTEKSVFMMFMQGIACISLFLSLLEIMHLGYKKLKKGILDYYPHLKDDLDEYYVNKSKKNSVVHQVCTGTSVGRKTTIPTAPSGYMLLLEKQGNGPNYPLLNASSAFIPIQGDPGAKPDGHKDGKEGVPSPTEQNSNSNNTSSETRSPPADKQEEPEERSPHHEDLECARSEYPTLPVADASSCPTLSGIARKTRRVSPPWNCSTVVEGNGSDSGDSYHGNGSSMKLRGSHVGPRARMLSKADIKRASRSQSPDSAGELSSVSRHSRESNSPTASPTNRRVSVASSASSRRAPTDLQI is encoded by the coding sequence ATGGGGGACTGGAACTTCCTTGGAGGGATCTTGGAGGAGGTTCACATCCACTCCACCATGGTCGGCAAGATCTGGCTGaccatcctcttcatcttccgGATGTTGGTGCTGGGCGTCGCCGCGGAGGACGTGTGGAACGACGAGCAGTCGGACTTCATCTGCAACACGGACCAGCCCGGCTGCCGAAACGTCTGCTACGACCAGGCCTTCCCCATCTCCCTCATCAGGTACTGGGTGCTGCAGGTCATCTTCGTGTCCTCGCCCTCCCTGGTGTACATGGGCCACGCCATCTACCAGCTCCGGGCCCTGGAGAAGGAGCGCCACTGCAAGAAGGTGGCTCTGCGCCGGGAGCTGGAGGCGGTGGACGTGGACCTGGCCGAGGCGCGGAGGAGGATCGAGAAGGAGATGAGGCAGCTGGAGCAGGGGAAGCTCAACAAGGCGCCGCTCCGAGGCTCCCTGCTGTGCACCTACGTGGCGCACATCGTCACCCGCTCTGTGGTGGAGGTCAGCTTCATGACGGGTCAGTACATCCTGTACGGACACCGGCTGAGCCCGCTCTACAAGTGTGAGAGGGAGCCGTGTCCTAACGTGGTGGACTGCTTCGTGTCCAGGCCCACGGAGAAGTCCGTGTTCATGATGTTCATGCAAGGCATCGCCTGcatctccctcttcctcagcCTCCTGGAGATCATGCACCTGGGCTACAAGAAGCTCAAGAAGGGCATCCTGGACTACTACCCGCACCTGAAGGACGACCTGGATGAGTACTACGTCAACAAGTCCAAGAAGAACTCCGTCGTTCATCAGGTTTGCACGGGAACCTCGGTGGGACGCAAGACCACCATCCCCACAGCACCCAGTGGATACATGCTGCTGTTGGAGAAGCAGGGCAACGGACCCAACTACCCTCTGCTCAATGCCTCCTCGGCCTTCATCCCAATACAAGGAGACCCCGGTGCAAAGCCAGACGGCCACAAGGACGGCAAGGAGGGCGTGCCGAGCCCCACGGAGCAGAACAGCAACTCCAACAACACCAGCAGCGAGACGCGTTCACCTCCCGCGGACAAACAGGAGGAACCGGAGGAACGCTCTCCACATCACGAGGACCTGGAGTGTGCTCGCTCCGAGTATCCCACCCTCCCTGTGGCAGACGCCTCCTCCTGCCCGACACTGTCAGGGATCGCGAGGAAGACTCGGAGGGTCAGTCCGCCCTGGAACTGCTCCACGGTGGTGGAGGGGAACGGCTCGGACAGCGGCGACTCCTACCACGGCAACGGCAGCAGCATGAAGCTGCGCGGCAGCCACGTGGGCCCCAGGGCCAGGATGCTCTCCAAGGCAGACATTAAGAGAGCGAGCAGGTCTCAGAGCCCGGACTCAGCGGGGGAGCTGAGCTCGGTGTCTCGACACAGCCGCGAGAGCAACAGCCCCACGGCCTCGCCCACAAACCGCAGGGTGTCGGTGGCGAGCAGCGCCAGCAGCAGGCGAGCTCCGACCGACCTGCAGATATAA
- the mycbp gene encoding C-Myc-binding protein: MAHHRAAESKREQFRRYLEKSGVLDTITSVLVALYEETDKPNNALDFIKVHLGGSGPEPADSDTLRMELADLQQKCNLLMEENKELRNKIMQYEASPEEGAAE, encoded by the exons ATGGCGCATCACAGA GCCGCAGAGTCCAAGCGGGAGCAGTTCAGAAGGTACCTGGAGAAGTCCGGGGTCCTGGACACCATCACCAGCG TTCTAGTGGCTCTGTATGAGGAGACCGACAAACCCAACAACGCCCTGGA TTTCATAAAGGTTCACCTCGGGGGGTCTGGTCCGGAGCCGGCGGACTCTGACACTCTTCGCATGGAGCTCGCCGATCTCCAGCAGAAGTGCAACCTGCTCATGGAGGAGAACAAAGAGCTGAGGAACAAG ATCATGCAGTATGAAGCATCACCTGAAGAGGGCGCCGCAGAGTAG